From the genome of Populus alba chromosome 10, ASM523922v2, whole genome shotgun sequence, one region includes:
- the LOC118047313 gene encoding probable E3 ubiquitin-protein ligase XERICO, producing MFIKYFNLIVAHLRWAFNFLCYYPFSFQEHELFAVPEIGEELNTVINEAPAECAVCLSDVEEGEEIRELRCGHIFHRACLYRLLDFRQSTCPLCRGSLAPRRTIILDQHRTEVLTFKFCSVTSTDERDTWWLR from the coding sequence ATGTTCATCAAATACTTCAATCTCATTGTTGCCCATCTCAGATGGGCATTTAATTTCTTGTGTTACTATCCGTTCAGCTTCCAAGAACACGAATTGTTTGCTGTGCCTGAAATCGGTGAAGAACTAAACACGGTGATCAATGAAGCTCCTGCGGAATGTGCTGTGTGTCTAAGTGACGTTGAAGAAGGCGAAGAAATCAGAGAGCTGAGATGTGGGCATATCTTTCATAGAGCATGCTTATACAGATTGCTTGACTTCCGGCAATCGACTTGCCCACTTTGCCGAGGAAGTCTTGCTCCCCGGAGAACAATTATCCTTGATCAGCACCGAACAGAAGTATTGACGTTCAAGTTCTGTTCTGTCACATCCACCGATGAACGGGATACATGGTGGCTGCGATGA
- the LOC118047297 gene encoding uncharacterized protein encodes MKERGKAVEMYSNDLFDQDYSTSSDLPCKKHPSSSSVGICAHCLKDRLVNLVCSDCGEQRLSSCSCSEISSNRNSCTVEVGSVGRISFLIENEKQKNDQVSQSSNSTSKPKSSSKDQKGDELNFMLKRSSSSCVEIKRKSGFWRIGRLFSKKRGKGCDRSSVGGFEEKSDVWVVDYMGVSRCRSLCSFRGGGFFGSEDGTFSGARSSISAARSSISAARNSGVNGGLLFDPDRKSGFSEAEPRKSGFDGEKRDPTGTALEPERLDPGHSGPNTRRVFSLKEGNFTTVDDSGFIDLKFDFPSESKADLSSVKMVSLSDSHSALGSLRGGDAVAQDQYGGHFGSLVGDGLFSHGGSCRITVSDRGIKRSRKSFKSWRWIFRQHPSAKKKEEDLVVKPLG; translated from the coding sequence ATGAAAGAAAGAGGCAAAGCCGTGGAGATGTACAgcaatgatttgtttgatcaagATTACAGCACTTCATCAGATCTTCCATGCAAGAAAcacccatcatcttcttcagtTGGTATATGTGCTCATTGTCTGAAAGACCGTTTGGTCAATCTAGTCTGTTCAGATTGTGGAGAGCAAAGGCTCTCTTCTTGCTCTTGCTCGGAGATCTCTTCCAATCGTAATTCATGCACTGTTGAGGTAGGCAGTGTTGGTCGCATTTCATTCTtgatagaaaatgaaaaacagaaaaatgatCAAGTTTCACAGTCTAGTAATAGTACTTCTAAGCCCAAAAGCTCTAGTAAGGATCAGAAAGGAGATGAACTTAATTTCATGCTCAAGAGGAGCAGCAGTAGCTGTGTTGAGATCAAGAGGAAAAGTGGGTTTTGGAGGATTGGAAGGCTGTTTAGTAAGAAAAGAGGTAAGGGCTGTGATAGGAGCAGTGTCGGGGGTTTCGAAGAGAAAAGTGATGTGTGGGTTGTTGATTACATGGGTGTGTCTAGGTGCAGGTCTCTCTGCAGTTTTAGAGGTGGTGGGTTTTTTGGTTCAGAAGATGGCACCTTTTCAGGTGCTAGGAGTTCCATTTCAGCTGCCAGGAGTTCAATTTCAGCTGCCAGAAATTCAGGTGTCAATGGTGGTCTACTCTTTGATCCTGACAGAAAAAGCGGGTTCAGTGAGGCAGAGCCAAGAAAAAGTGGCTTTGATGGTGAAAAGAGAGATCCTACTGGTACTGCTTTAGAGCCTGAAAGGCTTGATCCCGGCCACAGCGGACCAAATACTAGACGTGTATTTTCACTTAAAGAAGGGAATTTTACTACAGTGGATGATTCAGGCTTCATTGACTTGAAGTTTGATTTCCCATCAGAATCCAAAGCAGATTTATCTTCTGTAAAGATGGTCTCTTTGTCAGATTCACACTCTGCTTTGGGGAGCCTGAGAGGTGGTGATGCGGTGGCGCAGGATCAATATGGAGGGCATTTTGGTAGTTTAGTGGGAGATGGGCTTTTCAGTCATGGGGGTTCCTGCAGGATCACAGTCAGTGACAGAGGGATCAAGAGGAGCAGAAAAAGTTTCAAGAGTTGGAGATGGATTTTCAGGCAGCATCCAAGtgcaaagaagaaagaagaagacctTGTGGTCAAACCCTtaggttaa